The stretch of DNA GATGCCGTATGGCAAGGAGGGCTTGGGGCGGGACACGCAAGGCCTGGCGATGGACGACTCGTCGCTGACGGTGCGGCACGTCGATCTGAAAGCCTGGATGGCGCACTACTACCCCGGCGAGAAACCGGCGTTTCTGTTCGATGAGATCGAGCGTGCGCTTCACCCGGCGATCAGCTTGGACACAGTGGGCGCATTGCTGGTCGAGCGGGAAGCGATCAAGGCGCGGCTGGCGGAACACTTGGGCGTGCATGAGACGCTGCGCGCCGAGCATGAGGCGCTGCTCAGAACGCACGCCGCCTGCGCGGCCGACGCGGAGCGTGCGAACACGCCGGGGCCGCGCAGCGAATCGACCTACCTGAACATCGTTGGGGGGCTACTGACGCTGCTGCTGGGCAAGTCGCCCAGCGGCACGCCGTACTCCAGCTTCCTGACGCAGGAGGCCATCATCAGCGCGATGGTGGCGCACCACGGCAACGCGATGGGCATCACCGAACGCACCCTGCAGGCCAAGTTCGCACTGGCTCGGCGCAATTTGCAGAGCACAACTTCCTGAGCGATGCCAGACCGTATCTGCGGTCGCGAATACCGCATTTGCGGTGTCTTTCTTCAACGCGGCGTTCTTAATTCGAGTCACGCCAATCAGCGCCACTGAGCGTTAAGGAGTGACCCTCATGTCTTCGCAGACCGCCGCCACGGCAGCACCGATCGAACACCGCATCCTGCGCCGCGCCGAGGTCGAAGCCAAGACCGGCTTCAAGCGCGCGCACATCTACAGCCTGATGAAGGAAGGCAAGTTCCCCAAGGCGCTGCGCCTGGGCGTGCGCGCGGTGGGCTGGGACTCGGTGGAGATCGAACAGTGGATCGCCGATCGC from Immundisolibacter sp. encodes:
- a CDS encoding ATP-binding protein produces the protein MPKSSSLADGAKTYYRPIEAAIRWSGLLRFERRILATLGQRPLPEAMEFPRWPMLRLNAERIFDALAHGEMPYGKEGLGRDTQGLAMDDSSLTVRHVDLKAWMAHYYPGEKPAFLFDEIERALHPAISLDTVGALLVEREAIKARLAEHLGVHETLRAEHEALLRTHAACAADAERANTPGPRSESTYLNIVGGLLTLLLGKSPSGTPYSSFLTQEAIISAMVAHHGNAMGITERTLQAKFALARRNLQSTTS
- a CDS encoding AlpA family transcriptional regulator, translated to MSSQTAATAAPIEHRILRRAEVEAKTGFKRAHIYSLMKEGKFPKALRLGVRAVGWDSVEIEQWIADRLKERA